The genome window CTGTTCGAAGGCGGTGAGGACGCGGTGCTTGATGTCGATCGCGTCGTGCAGGCTCTTCAGACCGGGAGCAAATTCCTCCCACTGGTCCTTGCCGAAATACGAGTGGCGAGCGCCGGCGGCGACGATGAGATAGTCGTATTTGATCGTGCGGCCCGTGGTGATGACCTCCTTCGTGTCGGGACGAATCTCCCGGACCGAGGACATGGCTACCGTCGTGTTCTGCTGATCGCGAAGAATGGAACGAATCGGCTTCGCGATATCCGCCGGCGAGAGTTCCGACGTGGCCACCTGATACAGCAGCGGCTGGAAGAGGTGGTGGTTCGTGCGATCAAGCAGGATGACCTTCGCGGGCGCATCGCGCAACGCGACGGCGGCGCTCAGGCCACCAAATCCTCCTCCGATGATGACGACGACGGGTTGGCTTGCATTTTGGGGGCCGGCTGTGGATGTTGGCGATTGATTCACGGGCGCCGTGAAATTTTCATAAAGCGCGCTTCGGATCAAAGCTGAAATCGAAATCTTCGTTCAATCCCCACCCGGAATCCATGGCTACGACGTTCGAGCAACCCGACACCCTGGCGCGAAGTTTGAATGGCCTCCACTCCGCTCAGGAGGGCGGCGAGCTTCTGGGGGAAACGCTTACGTTGAACATGGGGCCGTCGCACCCGTCCACGCACGGGGTGCTGCGGATCATTCTCGAACTCGACGGCGAGCTCATCACCAAGGCGGATGCGGACATCGGTTATCTGCACCGCGGCGACGAAAAGATCGCGGAAAACATGCAATACAACCAGTTCGTGCCCTACACGGACCGGCTGGATTACCTCGCGCCTCTGGCGAACAACGTCGCCTACGCCCTGGCCGTGGAGAAGCTCATGGGCTGGGAGCTGCCCGCGCGCGGCAAGGCGATCCGCGTGATCTGCTGCGAACTCGCCCGCATTTCCGCGCACCTGCTTGGCCTGGGAGCCTTCGCAATGGATGTCGGCGCCGTGACGATGTTTCTGTGGACCTTCACGGAGCGTGAGAAGATCTACAACTTGATCGAGTTGCTCACCGGGGCGCGCTTCACGACGAGTTACACCCGCGTGGGCGGGCAGACGCGCGACCTGCCGCCGACCTTCATCCCGGCGTTGAAGGATTTCATCACGAGCTTCCGCAAAGTGCACAAGGACCTCGACGCGATGCTCACCCGCAATCGGATCTTCATCGATCGCACGAAGGACATCGGCGTGATCTCGAAGGAAGACGCCATCGCCTACGGAATTTCGGGCCCGAATCTTCGCGGCAGCGGCGTCGAGCACGATCTGCGGCGCAAGCAGCCGTATCTCGATTACGAGAAATACGATTTCGAGATTCCCGTTGGCACGGTGGGCGATTGCTTCGACCGCTACCTCGTCCGCATGGAGGAGATGAAGCAGAGCTGCCGAATTCTCGAACAGGTCATCGATTCTCTCCCGGGCGGTCCGATCAATATTCACGATCCGAAGAGCACGCTTCCGCAGAAGGAAGCCGTGCTGACGAAAATGGAGGAACTCATCCACCATTTCATCGTCGCGACCGAGGGAATCGAGGCCCCGGCGGGCGAAATTTACTTCGGCGCGGAAAACCCGAAGGGCGAACTCGGCTTTTACATCTACAGTCTCGGCGGCGGCGTGCCGTATCGGCTGAAAATCCGCGCCCCGTCCTTCGTGAATCTGAGCATTTGCGCGAAGCTGATGCCCGGCCACTTCGTCAGCGACGTGGTGAGCATCCTCGGCAGCATCGATTTCGTCATGGGCGAGTGTGACCGGTAGCGCGGCCCCGACTCATCGCCCAACCTGCAAAAAATACGCGCCGACGGTGGCGGCGACGGCCCCAAGGCCGACCGTGATGGCGCGGCTGATGCGCTGGAGGGCGATTTCCCGGCGGTGCGGGGCGACGTGGGCCATCGAGCATTCGTAGCGATCCATGAAGAGCTCGATCGAAGGATCCAGCGCGGCGCGGCGGTTGGCGGAAGAAGCGTTCATCGGATGGAAAAGGTGATGGATTGTCTGATTCTAGTAGGTGGTCGTCTGGGAAACCGTGGCGCTGGCCGCGGGAGTCACTGTGGTCGAAGAATGCGTCGTCGTCTCCGGTTCATCGCGATGCACAGTGACGCACCCGGTGAGAGTGAGAAGAGCGGCGGCGAACAGGGAGGACAGCAGTTTCATGGTTCCCTGAATCCGCAGTCCCTGTGCCAGAGGGGCATTGCCGAGACGGAAGTGCTTGTCGGGAAGAGGGATGCGGGATTTGGTCGACGACGGGGAGAGATCCCCAATGGGAGCGAATTGCATGATCATCGCGATCAGTGATTGCATTTTGCCCGGGTGGAGAAGGACGCAGGGCACGTTCGGCGGCGCGGAGGAATTTGAGCATCGACGCGCGCGAGAATTTCTGGCCACTCTTCGGGCCGGATGATGACGAGCGACGTGACCCCTCCGCAAGCCGACGCCATTCCCGCCGAACTGCTGGCGGAAATCGAAGAAAGCATCACGCATTACCCGGTCTCCAAGCGCAGCGCCTCGCTGCCGCTGCTGCACCTTTGGCAGAATCATTTTGGCTACATCGACGACTCCGGTATCGAATGGATCGCCGCAAAACTCGAGCTCACGCCGGTCAACATCTACGAGCTCGTCACGTTCTACCCGTGGTTCCGCCGCGAGGCCGCCGGGAAAACGGTCATCCGCGTCTGCCGCACGCTGGCCTGCGCGATGGCGGGCGCCTACGGCATCCGCGAAAAATTCTGCCAGGCGACCGGAGTGGACGTCGACCACGAGTCGCATGGCTTCGGGCATGCTCCGCCGACGAGTTCGGACGGAAAATTCAGCGTCGAATTCGTCGAGTGCCTTGCGAGTTGCGGCACGGCGCCGGTGGCGTTGATCAATGACGACCTCGTCGAGAACATCACCCCCGAGGACGTGCCCAACATCGTCAAGGAATACGACGTCAACTGACCTGTCATGGTTTCGCTCATCCCCCAGCCTCATCCCCGCGAACGGCGCATCATTTTCGAGAACATCAGCCGGCCCGGCTGGTCGAACGACATCGATACCTACGTGGCCCACGGCGGCTACGAGCAGCTCAGGAAGGCGCTCGGCATGCAGCCGTCGGAGATCGTCGACGCGGTGAAGGCGGCGAACCTGCGCGGACGCGGCGGTGCGGGATTTCCCTGTGGCGTGAAGTGGAGCTTCATCAAGCGCGACGACGGCAAGCCGCATTACATCACGGTCAACGGCGACGAATCCGAGCCCGGCACGTTCAAGGATCGCTACATCCTTCACAACGATCCGCACCAGCTCATCGAAGGTGTGCTGATCGCGGCGTGGGCGCTCAACGTCAATCTCGCCTACATCTACATCCGCTGCGAATTCCCGCATGCGGCGAAGATCGTCTGGAATGCGATCAAGGAGGCGAAGGCGAGGGGGCTCGTCGGAAAAAACATCTGCGGCAGCGGGTTCGACTGCGACATCTATGTCCACCAGGGCGCGGCGGCCTACATCTGCGGCGAGGAGACCAGCCTCATCGAATCGCTCGAGGGCAAGCGCCCGTATCCGCGCATCAAGCCCCCGTATTTCCCCGCGGTGCTCGGCCTCTACATGTCGCCGACCATCGTGAACAACGTCGAGACGCTCTGCCACGTCGTCCACATCCTCCGTCTCGGGGCCGAGGAATACGCGAAGATGGGCACGCCGGGCGACGGTGGCACGCGCACGATGTGCGTGAGCGGCGACGTGATGCGGCCCGGCTATTACGAGCTGCCCGCCGGCGCGGTGACGCTTGGCGAACTCATTCACGACATCT of Chthoniobacterales bacterium contains these proteins:
- the nuoD gene encoding NADH dehydrogenase (quinone) subunit D; its protein translation is MATTFEQPDTLARSLNGLHSAQEGGELLGETLTLNMGPSHPSTHGVLRIILELDGELITKADADIGYLHRGDEKIAENMQYNQFVPYTDRLDYLAPLANNVAYALAVEKLMGWELPARGKAIRVICCELARISAHLLGLGAFAMDVGAVTMFLWTFTEREKIYNLIELLTGARFTTSYTRVGGQTRDLPPTFIPALKDFITSFRKVHKDLDAMLTRNRIFIDRTKDIGVISKEDAIAYGISGPNLRGSGVEHDLRRKQPYLDYEKYDFEIPVGTVGDCFDRYLVRMEEMKQSCRILEQVIDSLPGGPINIHDPKSTLPQKEAVLTKMEELIHHFIVATEGIEAPAGEIYFGAENPKGELGFYIYSLGGGVPYRLKIRAPSFVNLSICAKLMPGHFVSDVVSILGSIDFVMGECDR
- a CDS encoding NAD(P)H-dependent oxidoreductase subunit E; this translates as MMTSDVTPPQADAIPAELLAEIEESITHYPVSKRSASLPLLHLWQNHFGYIDDSGIEWIAAKLELTPVNIYELVTFYPWFRREAAGKTVIRVCRTLACAMAGAYGIREKFCQATGVDVDHESHGFGHAPPTSSDGKFSVEFVECLASCGTAPVALINDDLVENITPEDVPNIVKEYDVN
- the nuoF gene encoding NADH-quinone oxidoreductase subunit NuoF, whose product is MVSLIPQPHPRERRIIFENISRPGWSNDIDTYVAHGGYEQLRKALGMQPSEIVDAVKAANLRGRGGAGFPCGVKWSFIKRDDGKPHYITVNGDESEPGTFKDRYILHNDPHQLIEGVLIAAWALNVNLAYIYIRCEFPHAAKIVWNAIKEAKARGLVGKNICGSGFDCDIYVHQGAAAYICGEETSLIESLEGKRPYPRIKPPYFPAVLGLYMSPTIVNNVETLCHVVHILRLGAEEYAKMGTPGDGGTRTMCVSGDVMRPGYYELPAGAVTLGELIHDICGGLKPGRKLKAVIPGGSSAKVMRAGEVYKIKVKAQDGTMIDKEVAMEDVVMDAASLAAVGTMVGSGGVMVMDDSRDMVWALNNLNQFYAHESCGQCTPCREGSLWMSKMTTRMMAGGGSANDPATLKNVADNIAGRTVCAFGEACSWPTQSFLAKFPEEFAARSANG